From a single Parambassis ranga chromosome 2, fParRan2.1, whole genome shotgun sequence genomic region:
- the cald1a gene encoding caldesmon 1a isoform X1, translating to MEEMDFERRRELRRQKREEMRLEAERMAKNDDDEEEAARERRRRARQERLRSRESEEPGSQPDSVVMTNSHSLTETVSVSSSFGGGGDDEDQALLERMAKREERRQRRMKEALERQVQLDPAAAEGNDDGIATEKNNPEEERPSSWRRGRYRDNEDEEEEKRATYGSRREEKEREEPREEEDVASQRGEVQDEGVEEEEEQKVEVVEEKPRRSYLREQASTEELTMQNEDLTEEVSESLNQAQSANSEAEEDAVASGEAGEVPEDDNVENSSENKPILLRNDTEEDFEVAEILHSQDNEVNERGGAREEREDQRKHNGGLHEDTAPIQHRKPERTPSRSSVRSPEVSPAGDDQDDDARLEAERKLEELKRRRDDAESEEFERMRQKQQEAEAELEELKRKREERRKVLEEEERLKKQEEVEKKAREEDEKRKMKEEIERRRAEAAEKRQKVEDNGDGEDKPFKCVSPRGSSLKIGERAEFLNKSAQKSSTVKMSASPVVSKIDTRLEQYTSAAQQRENKESRSPRSGAVDLPMVTDSIRNIKSMWEKGNVFGSPGSGGSTFKEAAVMKTGVAGRINDWLNKTPESGKISGGGRPADLKPVDVTNKRSLWENKGASPTKVAGRGETKSVANGMGH from the exons ATGGAGGAAATGGACTTTGAGCGGCGCCGCGAGCTGCGGAGGCAGAAGCGGGAGGAGATGCGCCTGGAAGCAGAGCG GATGGCCAAGAATgacgatgatgaagaggaggctgcCCGAGAGAGGAGGCGCAGGGCACGTCAGGAGAGGCTGAGGAGCAGGGAGAGCGAGGAGCCCGGCAGCCAGCCAGACAGTGTGGTCATGACCAACAGCCACAG CTTGACAGAGACCGTGTCTGTGAGCAGCTCTTTTGGAggcggcggagacgatgaggacCAAGCCCTGCTGGAACGCATGGCCAAACGTGAGGAGCGACGGCAGAGACGCATGAAGGAGGCGCTGGAGCGACAGGTGCAGCTGGACCCCGCCGCCGCAGAGGGCAACGACGACGGCATTGCCACGGAGAAAAACAACCCAGAAGAGGAGAGGCCCTCCTCCTGGCGCAGGGGCCGTTACCGTGACaatgaggacgaggaggaggagaagagggcaACCTACGGCtcaaggagggaggagaaggagcgaGAGGAgcccagagaggaagaggatgttGCTTCTCAGAGGGGAGAGGTTCAAGACGAGGGCgtagaagaggaagaagagcagaaagTTGAAGTGGTGGAGGAGAAACCGAGGAGGTCTTACTTGAGAGAACAG GCCTCAACCGAAGAGCTTACAATGCAAAACGAG GACCTCACTGAAGAAGTCAGTGAGAGTTTAAATCAGGCCCAGTCAGCAAATTCAGAAGCTGAGGAGGATGCAGTAGCATCAGGGGAAGCTGGGGAGGTACCTGAGGATGATAATGTAGAAAATTCATCAGAGAACAAGCCTATTTTACTAAGAAATGACACAGAAGAGGACTTTGAGGTAGCAGAGATACTGCACTCACAGGATAATGAG GTGAATGAGAGAGGCGGAGCCAGGGAGGAAAGGGAGGATCAGAGGAAGCACAACGGCGGGCTGCACGAGGACACGGCTCCAATACAGCACAGGAAACCTGAGAGGACCCCCAG TCGCAGCAGTGTGCGCTCCCCCGAGGTGTCCCCCGCAGGTGACGACCAGGACGACGACGCCCGTCTGGAGGCGGAGCGCaagctggaggagctgaagcGTCGCCGCGATGACGCGGAGAGCGAGGAGTTTGAGAGGATgaggcagaagcagcaggaggccgAGGccgagctggaggagctgaagaggaagagggaggagaggaggaaggtgctggaggaggaggagaggctgaagaagcaggaggaggtggagaagaaaGCCAGAGAGGAG gatgagaagaggaagatgaaggaggagattgagaggaggagagcggaGGCAGCTGAGAAGAGACAGAAGGTGGAGGACAATGGGGACGGCGAGGACAAACCCTTCAAGTGTGTCAGCCCTCGAGGCTCCTCTCTAAAG attgGAGAGCGAGCAGAATTTCTGAACAAGTCTGCACAAAAAAG cagcacagtgaagaTGTCTGCTTCTCCTGTGGTGTCCAAGATAGACACCCGGCTGGAGCAGTACACCTCAGCTGCTCAG cagagagagaacaaggaGTCTCGATCTCCTCGCTCCGGAGCGGTGGACCTGCCTATGGTCACTGACAGCATACGGAATATCAAGAGCATGTGGGAGAAAGGCAACGTGTTCGGCTCGCCTGGAAGTGGTGGCAGCACATTCAAG gaagcagctgtgaTGAAGACAGGCGTGGCAGGTCGCATCAACGACTGGCTGAATAAAACCCCGGAGAGCGGCAAGAtatcaggaggaggaaggccaGCG GACCTGAAGCCCGTCGATGTCACCAACAAGAGGAGTCTATGGGAAAACAAAGGCGCCTCTCCGACCAAG GTGGCAGGCAGAGGGGAGACCAAATCAGTCGCCAATG
- the cald1a gene encoding caldesmon 1a isoform X3 has translation MEEMDFERRRELRRQKREEMRLEAERMAKNDDDEEEAARERRRRARQERLRSRESEEPGSQPDSVVMTNSHSLTETVSVSSSFGGGGDDEDQALLERMAKREERRQRRMKEALERQVQLDPAAAEGNDDGIATEKNNPEEERPSSWRRGRYRDNEDEEEEKRATYGSRREEKEREEPREEEDVASQRGEVQDEGVEEEEEQKVEVVEEKPRRSYLREQASTEELTMQNEDLTEEVSESLNQAQSANSEAEEDAVASGEAGEVPEDDNVENSSENKPILLRNDTEEDFEVAEILHSQDNEVNERGGAREEREDQRKHNGGLHEDTAPIQHRKPERTPSRSSVRSPEVSPAGDDQDDDARLEAERKLEELKRRRDDAESEEFERMRQKQQEAEAELEELKRKREERRKVLEEEERLKKQEEVEKKAREEDEKRKMKEEIERRRAEAAEKRQKVEDNGDGEDKPFKCVSPRGSSLKIGERAEFLNKSAQKSSTVKMSASPVVSKIDTRLEQYTSAAQRENKESRSPRSGAVDLPMVTDSIRNIKSMWEKGNVFGSPGSGGSTFKEAAVMKTGVAGRINDWLNKTPESGKISGGGRPADLKPVDVTNKRSLWENKGASPTKVAGRGETKSVANGMGH, from the exons ATGGAGGAAATGGACTTTGAGCGGCGCCGCGAGCTGCGGAGGCAGAAGCGGGAGGAGATGCGCCTGGAAGCAGAGCG GATGGCCAAGAATgacgatgatgaagaggaggctgcCCGAGAGAGGAGGCGCAGGGCACGTCAGGAGAGGCTGAGGAGCAGGGAGAGCGAGGAGCCCGGCAGCCAGCCAGACAGTGTGGTCATGACCAACAGCCACAG CTTGACAGAGACCGTGTCTGTGAGCAGCTCTTTTGGAggcggcggagacgatgaggacCAAGCCCTGCTGGAACGCATGGCCAAACGTGAGGAGCGACGGCAGAGACGCATGAAGGAGGCGCTGGAGCGACAGGTGCAGCTGGACCCCGCCGCCGCAGAGGGCAACGACGACGGCATTGCCACGGAGAAAAACAACCCAGAAGAGGAGAGGCCCTCCTCCTGGCGCAGGGGCCGTTACCGTGACaatgaggacgaggaggaggagaagagggcaACCTACGGCtcaaggagggaggagaaggagcgaGAGGAgcccagagaggaagaggatgttGCTTCTCAGAGGGGAGAGGTTCAAGACGAGGGCgtagaagaggaagaagagcagaaagTTGAAGTGGTGGAGGAGAAACCGAGGAGGTCTTACTTGAGAGAACAG GCCTCAACCGAAGAGCTTACAATGCAAAACGAG GACCTCACTGAAGAAGTCAGTGAGAGTTTAAATCAGGCCCAGTCAGCAAATTCAGAAGCTGAGGAGGATGCAGTAGCATCAGGGGAAGCTGGGGAGGTACCTGAGGATGATAATGTAGAAAATTCATCAGAGAACAAGCCTATTTTACTAAGAAATGACACAGAAGAGGACTTTGAGGTAGCAGAGATACTGCACTCACAGGATAATGAG GTGAATGAGAGAGGCGGAGCCAGGGAGGAAAGGGAGGATCAGAGGAAGCACAACGGCGGGCTGCACGAGGACACGGCTCCAATACAGCACAGGAAACCTGAGAGGACCCCCAG TCGCAGCAGTGTGCGCTCCCCCGAGGTGTCCCCCGCAGGTGACGACCAGGACGACGACGCCCGTCTGGAGGCGGAGCGCaagctggaggagctgaagcGTCGCCGCGATGACGCGGAGAGCGAGGAGTTTGAGAGGATgaggcagaagcagcaggaggccgAGGccgagctggaggagctgaagaggaagagggaggagaggaggaaggtgctggaggaggaggagaggctgaagaagcaggaggaggtggagaagaaaGCCAGAGAGGAG gatgagaagaggaagatgaaggaggagattgagaggaggagagcggaGGCAGCTGAGAAGAGACAGAAGGTGGAGGACAATGGGGACGGCGAGGACAAACCCTTCAAGTGTGTCAGCCCTCGAGGCTCCTCTCTAAAG attgGAGAGCGAGCAGAATTTCTGAACAAGTCTGCACAAAAAAG cagcacagtgaagaTGTCTGCTTCTCCTGTGGTGTCCAAGATAGACACCCGGCTGGAGCAGTACACCTCAGCTGCTCAG agagagaacaaggaGTCTCGATCTCCTCGCTCCGGAGCGGTGGACCTGCCTATGGTCACTGACAGCATACGGAATATCAAGAGCATGTGGGAGAAAGGCAACGTGTTCGGCTCGCCTGGAAGTGGTGGCAGCACATTCAAG gaagcagctgtgaTGAAGACAGGCGTGGCAGGTCGCATCAACGACTGGCTGAATAAAACCCCGGAGAGCGGCAAGAtatcaggaggaggaaggccaGCG GACCTGAAGCCCGTCGATGTCACCAACAAGAGGAGTCTATGGGAAAACAAAGGCGCCTCTCCGACCAAG GTGGCAGGCAGAGGGGAGACCAAATCAGTCGCCAATG
- the cald1a gene encoding caldesmon 1a isoform X2, which yields MEEMDFERRRELRRQKREEMRLEAERMAKNDDDEEEAARERRRRARQERLRSRESEEPGSQPDSVVMTNSHSLTETVSVSSSFGGGGDDEDQALLERMAKREERRQRRMKEALERQVQLDPAAAEGNDDGIATEKNNPEEERPSSWRRGRYRDNEDEEEEKRATYGSRREEKEREEPREEEDVASQRGEVQDEGVEEEEEQKVEVVEEKPRRSYLREQASTEELTMQNEDLTEEVSESLNQAQSANSEAEEDAVASGEAGEVPEDDNVENSSENKPILLRNDTEEDFEVAEILHSQDNEVNERGGAREEREDQRKHNGGLHEDTAPIQHRKPERTPSRSSVRSPEVSPAGDDQDDDARLEAERKLEELKRRRDDAESEEFERMRQKQQEAEAELEELKRKREERRKVLEEEERLKKQEEVEKKAREEDEKRKMKEEIERRRAEAAEKRQKVEDNGDGEDKPFKCVSPRGSSLKIGERAEFLNKSAQKSTVKMSASPVVSKIDTRLEQYTSAAQQRENKESRSPRSGAVDLPMVTDSIRNIKSMWEKGNVFGSPGSGGSTFKEAAVMKTGVAGRINDWLNKTPESGKISGGGRPADLKPVDVTNKRSLWENKGASPTKVAGRGETKSVANGMGH from the exons ATGGAGGAAATGGACTTTGAGCGGCGCCGCGAGCTGCGGAGGCAGAAGCGGGAGGAGATGCGCCTGGAAGCAGAGCG GATGGCCAAGAATgacgatgatgaagaggaggctgcCCGAGAGAGGAGGCGCAGGGCACGTCAGGAGAGGCTGAGGAGCAGGGAGAGCGAGGAGCCCGGCAGCCAGCCAGACAGTGTGGTCATGACCAACAGCCACAG CTTGACAGAGACCGTGTCTGTGAGCAGCTCTTTTGGAggcggcggagacgatgaggacCAAGCCCTGCTGGAACGCATGGCCAAACGTGAGGAGCGACGGCAGAGACGCATGAAGGAGGCGCTGGAGCGACAGGTGCAGCTGGACCCCGCCGCCGCAGAGGGCAACGACGACGGCATTGCCACGGAGAAAAACAACCCAGAAGAGGAGAGGCCCTCCTCCTGGCGCAGGGGCCGTTACCGTGACaatgaggacgaggaggaggagaagagggcaACCTACGGCtcaaggagggaggagaaggagcgaGAGGAgcccagagaggaagaggatgttGCTTCTCAGAGGGGAGAGGTTCAAGACGAGGGCgtagaagaggaagaagagcagaaagTTGAAGTGGTGGAGGAGAAACCGAGGAGGTCTTACTTGAGAGAACAG GCCTCAACCGAAGAGCTTACAATGCAAAACGAG GACCTCACTGAAGAAGTCAGTGAGAGTTTAAATCAGGCCCAGTCAGCAAATTCAGAAGCTGAGGAGGATGCAGTAGCATCAGGGGAAGCTGGGGAGGTACCTGAGGATGATAATGTAGAAAATTCATCAGAGAACAAGCCTATTTTACTAAGAAATGACACAGAAGAGGACTTTGAGGTAGCAGAGATACTGCACTCACAGGATAATGAG GTGAATGAGAGAGGCGGAGCCAGGGAGGAAAGGGAGGATCAGAGGAAGCACAACGGCGGGCTGCACGAGGACACGGCTCCAATACAGCACAGGAAACCTGAGAGGACCCCCAG TCGCAGCAGTGTGCGCTCCCCCGAGGTGTCCCCCGCAGGTGACGACCAGGACGACGACGCCCGTCTGGAGGCGGAGCGCaagctggaggagctgaagcGTCGCCGCGATGACGCGGAGAGCGAGGAGTTTGAGAGGATgaggcagaagcagcaggaggccgAGGccgagctggaggagctgaagaggaagagggaggagaggaggaaggtgctggaggaggaggagaggctgaagaagcaggaggaggtggagaagaaaGCCAGAGAGGAG gatgagaagaggaagatgaaggaggagattgagaggaggagagcggaGGCAGCTGAGAAGAGACAGAAGGTGGAGGACAATGGGGACGGCGAGGACAAACCCTTCAAGTGTGTCAGCCCTCGAGGCTCCTCTCTAAAG attgGAGAGCGAGCAGAATTTCTGAACAAGTCTGCACAAAAAAG cacagtgaagaTGTCTGCTTCTCCTGTGGTGTCCAAGATAGACACCCGGCTGGAGCAGTACACCTCAGCTGCTCAG cagagagagaacaaggaGTCTCGATCTCCTCGCTCCGGAGCGGTGGACCTGCCTATGGTCACTGACAGCATACGGAATATCAAGAGCATGTGGGAGAAAGGCAACGTGTTCGGCTCGCCTGGAAGTGGTGGCAGCACATTCAAG gaagcagctgtgaTGAAGACAGGCGTGGCAGGTCGCATCAACGACTGGCTGAATAAAACCCCGGAGAGCGGCAAGAtatcaggaggaggaaggccaGCG GACCTGAAGCCCGTCGATGTCACCAACAAGAGGAGTCTATGGGAAAACAAAGGCGCCTCTCCGACCAAG GTGGCAGGCAGAGGGGAGACCAAATCAGTCGCCAATG
- the cald1a gene encoding caldesmon 1a isoform X6: MEEMDFERRRELRRQKREEMRLEAERMAKNDDDEEEAARERRRRARQERLRSRESEEPGSQPDSVVMTNSHSLTETVSVSSSFGGGGDDEDQALLERMAKREERRQRRMKEALERQVQLDPAAAEGNDDGIATEKNNPEEERPSSWRRGRYRDNEDEEEEKRATYGSRREEKEREEPREEEDVASQRGEVQDEGVEEEEEQKVEVVEEKPRRSYLREQVNERGGAREEREDQRKHNGGLHEDTAPIQHRKPERTPSRSSVRSPEVSPAGDDQDDDARLEAERKLEELKRRRDDAESEEFERMRQKQQEAEAELEELKRKREERRKVLEEEERLKKQEEVEKKAREEDEKRKMKEEIERRRAEAAEKRQKVEDNGDGEDKPFKCVSPRGSSLKIGERAEFLNKSAQKSSTVKMSASPVVSKIDTRLEQYTSAAQQRENKESRSPRSGAVDLPMVTDSIRNIKSMWEKGNVFGSPGSGGSTFKEAAVMKTGVAGRINDWLNKTPESGKISGGGRPADLKPVDVTNKRSLWENKGASPTKVAGRGETKSVANGMGH; the protein is encoded by the exons ATGGAGGAAATGGACTTTGAGCGGCGCCGCGAGCTGCGGAGGCAGAAGCGGGAGGAGATGCGCCTGGAAGCAGAGCG GATGGCCAAGAATgacgatgatgaagaggaggctgcCCGAGAGAGGAGGCGCAGGGCACGTCAGGAGAGGCTGAGGAGCAGGGAGAGCGAGGAGCCCGGCAGCCAGCCAGACAGTGTGGTCATGACCAACAGCCACAG CTTGACAGAGACCGTGTCTGTGAGCAGCTCTTTTGGAggcggcggagacgatgaggacCAAGCCCTGCTGGAACGCATGGCCAAACGTGAGGAGCGACGGCAGAGACGCATGAAGGAGGCGCTGGAGCGACAGGTGCAGCTGGACCCCGCCGCCGCAGAGGGCAACGACGACGGCATTGCCACGGAGAAAAACAACCCAGAAGAGGAGAGGCCCTCCTCCTGGCGCAGGGGCCGTTACCGTGACaatgaggacgaggaggaggagaagagggcaACCTACGGCtcaaggagggaggagaaggagcgaGAGGAgcccagagaggaagaggatgttGCTTCTCAGAGGGGAGAGGTTCAAGACGAGGGCgtagaagaggaagaagagcagaaagTTGAAGTGGTGGAGGAGAAACCGAGGAGGTCTTACTTGAGAGAACAG GTGAATGAGAGAGGCGGAGCCAGGGAGGAAAGGGAGGATCAGAGGAAGCACAACGGCGGGCTGCACGAGGACACGGCTCCAATACAGCACAGGAAACCTGAGAGGACCCCCAG TCGCAGCAGTGTGCGCTCCCCCGAGGTGTCCCCCGCAGGTGACGACCAGGACGACGACGCCCGTCTGGAGGCGGAGCGCaagctggaggagctgaagcGTCGCCGCGATGACGCGGAGAGCGAGGAGTTTGAGAGGATgaggcagaagcagcaggaggccgAGGccgagctggaggagctgaagaggaagagggaggagaggaggaaggtgctggaggaggaggagaggctgaagaagcaggaggaggtggagaagaaaGCCAGAGAGGAG gatgagaagaggaagatgaaggaggagattgagaggaggagagcggaGGCAGCTGAGAAGAGACAGAAGGTGGAGGACAATGGGGACGGCGAGGACAAACCCTTCAAGTGTGTCAGCCCTCGAGGCTCCTCTCTAAAG attgGAGAGCGAGCAGAATTTCTGAACAAGTCTGCACAAAAAAG cagcacagtgaagaTGTCTGCTTCTCCTGTGGTGTCCAAGATAGACACCCGGCTGGAGCAGTACACCTCAGCTGCTCAG cagagagagaacaaggaGTCTCGATCTCCTCGCTCCGGAGCGGTGGACCTGCCTATGGTCACTGACAGCATACGGAATATCAAGAGCATGTGGGAGAAAGGCAACGTGTTCGGCTCGCCTGGAAGTGGTGGCAGCACATTCAAG gaagcagctgtgaTGAAGACAGGCGTGGCAGGTCGCATCAACGACTGGCTGAATAAAACCCCGGAGAGCGGCAAGAtatcaggaggaggaaggccaGCG GACCTGAAGCCCGTCGATGTCACCAACAAGAGGAGTCTATGGGAAAACAAAGGCGCCTCTCCGACCAAG GTGGCAGGCAGAGGGGAGACCAAATCAGTCGCCAATG
- the cald1a gene encoding caldesmon 1a isoform X5: MEEMDFERRRELRRQKREEMRLEAERMAKNDDDEEEAARERRRRARQERLRSRESEEPGSQPDSVVMTNSHSLTETVSVSSSFGGGGDDEDQALLERMAKREERRQRRMKEALERQVQLDPAAAEGNDDGIATEKNNPEEERPSSWRRGRYRDNEDEEEEKRATYGSRREEKEREEPREEEDVASQRGEVQDEGVEEEEEQKVEVVEEKPRRSYLREQASTEELTMQNEVNERGGAREEREDQRKHNGGLHEDTAPIQHRKPERTPSRSSVRSPEVSPAGDDQDDDARLEAERKLEELKRRRDDAESEEFERMRQKQQEAEAELEELKRKREERRKVLEEEERLKKQEEVEKKAREEDEKRKMKEEIERRRAEAAEKRQKVEDNGDGEDKPFKCVSPRGSSLKIGERAEFLNKSAQKSSTVKMSASPVVSKIDTRLEQYTSAAQQRENKESRSPRSGAVDLPMVTDSIRNIKSMWEKGNVFGSPGSGGSTFKEAAVMKTGVAGRINDWLNKTPESGKISGGGRPADLKPVDVTNKRSLWENKGASPTKVAGRGETKSVANGMGH; the protein is encoded by the exons ATGGAGGAAATGGACTTTGAGCGGCGCCGCGAGCTGCGGAGGCAGAAGCGGGAGGAGATGCGCCTGGAAGCAGAGCG GATGGCCAAGAATgacgatgatgaagaggaggctgcCCGAGAGAGGAGGCGCAGGGCACGTCAGGAGAGGCTGAGGAGCAGGGAGAGCGAGGAGCCCGGCAGCCAGCCAGACAGTGTGGTCATGACCAACAGCCACAG CTTGACAGAGACCGTGTCTGTGAGCAGCTCTTTTGGAggcggcggagacgatgaggacCAAGCCCTGCTGGAACGCATGGCCAAACGTGAGGAGCGACGGCAGAGACGCATGAAGGAGGCGCTGGAGCGACAGGTGCAGCTGGACCCCGCCGCCGCAGAGGGCAACGACGACGGCATTGCCACGGAGAAAAACAACCCAGAAGAGGAGAGGCCCTCCTCCTGGCGCAGGGGCCGTTACCGTGACaatgaggacgaggaggaggagaagagggcaACCTACGGCtcaaggagggaggagaaggagcgaGAGGAgcccagagaggaagaggatgttGCTTCTCAGAGGGGAGAGGTTCAAGACGAGGGCgtagaagaggaagaagagcagaaagTTGAAGTGGTGGAGGAGAAACCGAGGAGGTCTTACTTGAGAGAACAG GCCTCAACCGAAGAGCTTACAATGCAAAACGAG GTGAATGAGAGAGGCGGAGCCAGGGAGGAAAGGGAGGATCAGAGGAAGCACAACGGCGGGCTGCACGAGGACACGGCTCCAATACAGCACAGGAAACCTGAGAGGACCCCCAG TCGCAGCAGTGTGCGCTCCCCCGAGGTGTCCCCCGCAGGTGACGACCAGGACGACGACGCCCGTCTGGAGGCGGAGCGCaagctggaggagctgaagcGTCGCCGCGATGACGCGGAGAGCGAGGAGTTTGAGAGGATgaggcagaagcagcaggaggccgAGGccgagctggaggagctgaagaggaagagggaggagaggaggaaggtgctggaggaggaggagaggctgaagaagcaggaggaggtggagaagaaaGCCAGAGAGGAG gatgagaagaggaagatgaaggaggagattgagaggaggagagcggaGGCAGCTGAGAAGAGACAGAAGGTGGAGGACAATGGGGACGGCGAGGACAAACCCTTCAAGTGTGTCAGCCCTCGAGGCTCCTCTCTAAAG attgGAGAGCGAGCAGAATTTCTGAACAAGTCTGCACAAAAAAG cagcacagtgaagaTGTCTGCTTCTCCTGTGGTGTCCAAGATAGACACCCGGCTGGAGCAGTACACCTCAGCTGCTCAG cagagagagaacaaggaGTCTCGATCTCCTCGCTCCGGAGCGGTGGACCTGCCTATGGTCACTGACAGCATACGGAATATCAAGAGCATGTGGGAGAAAGGCAACGTGTTCGGCTCGCCTGGAAGTGGTGGCAGCACATTCAAG gaagcagctgtgaTGAAGACAGGCGTGGCAGGTCGCATCAACGACTGGCTGAATAAAACCCCGGAGAGCGGCAAGAtatcaggaggaggaaggccaGCG GACCTGAAGCCCGTCGATGTCACCAACAAGAGGAGTCTATGGGAAAACAAAGGCGCCTCTCCGACCAAG GTGGCAGGCAGAGGGGAGACCAAATCAGTCGCCAATG
- the cald1a gene encoding caldesmon 1a isoform X4: MEEMDFERRRELRRQKREEMRLEAERMAKNDDDEEEAARERRRRARQERLRSRESEEPGSQPDSVVMTNSHSLTETVSVSSSFGGGGDDEDQALLERMAKREERRQRRMKEALERQVQLDPAAAEGNDDGIATEKNNPEEERPSSWRRGRYRDNEDEEEEKRATYGSRREEKEREEPREEEDVASQRGEVQDEGVEEEEEQKVEVVEEKPRRSYLREQASTEELTMQNEDLTEEVSESLNQAQSANSEAEEDAVASGEAGEVPEDDNVENSSENKPILLRNDTEEDFEVAEILHSQDNEVNERGGAREEREDQRKHNGGLHEDTAPIQHRKPERTPSRSSVRSPEVSPAGDDQDDDARLEAERKLEELKRRRDDAESEEFERMRQKQQEAEAELEELKRKREERRKVLEEEERLKKQEEVEKKAREEDEKRKMKEEIERRRAEAAEKRQKVEDNGDGEDKPFKCVSPRGSSLKIGERAEFLNKSAQKSTVKMSASPVVSKIDTRLEQYTSAAQRENKESRSPRSGAVDLPMVTDSIRNIKSMWEKGNVFGSPGSGGSTFKEAAVMKTGVAGRINDWLNKTPESGKISGGGRPADLKPVDVTNKRSLWENKGASPTKVAGRGETKSVANGMGH; this comes from the exons ATGGAGGAAATGGACTTTGAGCGGCGCCGCGAGCTGCGGAGGCAGAAGCGGGAGGAGATGCGCCTGGAAGCAGAGCG GATGGCCAAGAATgacgatgatgaagaggaggctgcCCGAGAGAGGAGGCGCAGGGCACGTCAGGAGAGGCTGAGGAGCAGGGAGAGCGAGGAGCCCGGCAGCCAGCCAGACAGTGTGGTCATGACCAACAGCCACAG CTTGACAGAGACCGTGTCTGTGAGCAGCTCTTTTGGAggcggcggagacgatgaggacCAAGCCCTGCTGGAACGCATGGCCAAACGTGAGGAGCGACGGCAGAGACGCATGAAGGAGGCGCTGGAGCGACAGGTGCAGCTGGACCCCGCCGCCGCAGAGGGCAACGACGACGGCATTGCCACGGAGAAAAACAACCCAGAAGAGGAGAGGCCCTCCTCCTGGCGCAGGGGCCGTTACCGTGACaatgaggacgaggaggaggagaagagggcaACCTACGGCtcaaggagggaggagaaggagcgaGAGGAgcccagagaggaagaggatgttGCTTCTCAGAGGGGAGAGGTTCAAGACGAGGGCgtagaagaggaagaagagcagaaagTTGAAGTGGTGGAGGAGAAACCGAGGAGGTCTTACTTGAGAGAACAG GCCTCAACCGAAGAGCTTACAATGCAAAACGAG GACCTCACTGAAGAAGTCAGTGAGAGTTTAAATCAGGCCCAGTCAGCAAATTCAGAAGCTGAGGAGGATGCAGTAGCATCAGGGGAAGCTGGGGAGGTACCTGAGGATGATAATGTAGAAAATTCATCAGAGAACAAGCCTATTTTACTAAGAAATGACACAGAAGAGGACTTTGAGGTAGCAGAGATACTGCACTCACAGGATAATGAG GTGAATGAGAGAGGCGGAGCCAGGGAGGAAAGGGAGGATCAGAGGAAGCACAACGGCGGGCTGCACGAGGACACGGCTCCAATACAGCACAGGAAACCTGAGAGGACCCCCAG TCGCAGCAGTGTGCGCTCCCCCGAGGTGTCCCCCGCAGGTGACGACCAGGACGACGACGCCCGTCTGGAGGCGGAGCGCaagctggaggagctgaagcGTCGCCGCGATGACGCGGAGAGCGAGGAGTTTGAGAGGATgaggcagaagcagcaggaggccgAGGccgagctggaggagctgaagaggaagagggaggagaggaggaaggtgctggaggaggaggagaggctgaagaagcaggaggaggtggagaagaaaGCCAGAGAGGAG gatgagaagaggaagatgaaggaggagattgagaggaggagagcggaGGCAGCTGAGAAGAGACAGAAGGTGGAGGACAATGGGGACGGCGAGGACAAACCCTTCAAGTGTGTCAGCCCTCGAGGCTCCTCTCTAAAG attgGAGAGCGAGCAGAATTTCTGAACAAGTCTGCACAAAAAAG cacagtgaagaTGTCTGCTTCTCCTGTGGTGTCCAAGATAGACACCCGGCTGGAGCAGTACACCTCAGCTGCTCAG agagagaacaaggaGTCTCGATCTCCTCGCTCCGGAGCGGTGGACCTGCCTATGGTCACTGACAGCATACGGAATATCAAGAGCATGTGGGAGAAAGGCAACGTGTTCGGCTCGCCTGGAAGTGGTGGCAGCACATTCAAG gaagcagctgtgaTGAAGACAGGCGTGGCAGGTCGCATCAACGACTGGCTGAATAAAACCCCGGAGAGCGGCAAGAtatcaggaggaggaaggccaGCG GACCTGAAGCCCGTCGATGTCACCAACAAGAGGAGTCTATGGGAAAACAAAGGCGCCTCTCCGACCAAG GTGGCAGGCAGAGGGGAGACCAAATCAGTCGCCAATG